In a genomic window of Bradyrhizobium sp. LLZ17:
- a CDS encoding DUF1499 domain-containing protein, translating to MARRFSAPYQSEPVSSLASWARNLAVFAVVAVVVSIIIVRFGFLEMKPALATFFGGLAIAALSILFGLAGFAAIWQNGSRGMARILLAFLIDGVILAYPAYLGLQYRKLPAIHDITTDPIDPPRFDALARLRSSDGANPAVYAGLYSAEQQRQFYPDIEPIELEIPVDRAYAIALQLVNKRKWLVIDERAPQPPRRIGRIEAVARTPIMGFREDISIRVVPDGDDSRVDIRSASRYFESDLGSNAARVTKFIDDLNTAVDADALKPVKKTPVAPPKAPAKTVKK from the coding sequence ATGGCCCGCAGGTTTTCCGCTCCCTATCAGTCGGAGCCCGTGTCCAGCCTCGCGAGCTGGGCGCGCAATCTGGCCGTGTTCGCGGTGGTGGCGGTGGTGGTGTCGATCATCATCGTCCGCTTCGGCTTCCTGGAGATGAAACCGGCGCTCGCGACCTTCTTCGGCGGCCTCGCGATCGCTGCGCTGTCGATCCTGTTCGGTCTGGCCGGCTTTGCCGCGATCTGGCAGAACGGTTCGCGCGGCATGGCGCGCATCCTGCTCGCCTTTCTGATCGACGGAGTGATCCTGGCCTATCCGGCCTATCTCGGCCTGCAATATCGCAAGCTGCCGGCGATCCATGACATCACCACCGATCCGATCGACCCGCCGCGCTTCGACGCGCTGGCGCGGCTGCGCAGCAGCGACGGCGCCAATCCGGCCGTCTATGCCGGCCTCTATTCGGCCGAGCAGCAGCGCCAGTTCTATCCTGATATCGAGCCGATCGAGCTCGAAATTCCCGTCGACCGCGCCTATGCGATCGCGCTCCAGCTCGTCAACAAGCGCAAATGGCTGGTTATCGACGAGCGCGCGCCGCAGCCGCCGCGCCGCATCGGCCGCATCGAAGCGGTGGCGCGCACGCCGATCATGGGTTTCCGCGAGGATATCTCGATCCGGGTCGTGCCGGATGGCGACGATTCCCGCGTCGATATCCGCTCCGCCTCGCGCTATTTCGAGAGCGATCTCGGCAGCAACGCCGCGCGCGTGACCAAATTCATCGACGATCTCAACACCGCCGTCGATGCCGACGCGTTGAAGCCGGTGAAGAAGACACCGGTCGCGCCACCGAAGGCGCCGGCGAAGACGGTGAAGAAGTAG
- the pdxH gene encoding pyridoxamine 5'-phosphate oxidase: protein MTDTTSMKHQTPLTSGDFTAADEPFALFEAWLNEAIKSEPNDPNAMALATVDPDGLPDVRMVLMKGFDTEGFVFYSHIASQKGRELAANPKAALLFHWKSLRRQVRIRGNVTPVTEAEADAYFATRPKQAQIGAWASKQSQPLESRFAFEQAIAKVAAKHVIGEVPRPPGWSGWRITPWRIEFWHDRPFRLHDRIEFRRDAAGKPWSKTRMYP, encoded by the coding sequence ATGACCGACACGACCTCGATGAAACACCAGACACCCTTAACATCCGGTGATTTCACCGCCGCCGACGAGCCTTTTGCGCTGTTCGAGGCCTGGCTGAACGAAGCCATCAAGAGCGAGCCGAACGATCCGAACGCGATGGCGCTCGCAACCGTCGACCCGGACGGCCTGCCGGATGTCCGCATGGTGCTGATGAAGGGCTTCGATACCGAGGGTTTCGTCTTCTACAGCCACATCGCGAGCCAGAAGGGCCGCGAACTCGCCGCAAATCCTAAGGCCGCTTTACTTTTTCACTGGAAGTCGCTGCGCCGACAGGTCCGCATCCGCGGCAACGTGACGCCGGTGACCGAGGCTGAGGCCGACGCCTATTTCGCCACCCGTCCCAAGCAGGCCCAGATCGGCGCCTGGGCGAGCAAGCAGTCGCAGCCGCTGGAGAGCCGGTTCGCTTTCGAGCAGGCGATCGCCAAGGTCGCGGCCAAGCACGTCATCGGCGAGGTGCCGCGGCCGCCGGGCTGGAGCGGCTGGCGCATCACGCCGTGGCGCATCGAATTCTGGCACGACCGCCCGTTCCGATTGCACGACCGCATCGAATTTCGCCGTGACGCGGCCGGCAAGCCATGGTCCAAGACGCGGATGTACCCCTAG
- a CDS encoding SDR family NAD(P)-dependent oxidoreductase → MPQSSNAPRRTLLLTGASRGIGHATVIRFSSAGWRVITCSRHPFPEDCPWDAGPEDHIQVDLASPADTTRAISDIRDRLEGGMLHALVNNAAISPKGAGGSRLGSIDTDLDTWTHVFHVNFFAPIMIARGLIEELKAAKGSVVNVTSIAGSRVHPFAGAAYATSKAALASLTREMASDFGRIGVRVNAIAPGEIDTSILSPGTEKIVEQQIPLHRLGTPDEVAKIIYVLCTETSSYVNGAEIHINGGQHV, encoded by the coding sequence ATGCCGCAGTCGTCCAATGCGCCGCGCCGTACGCTGCTCCTGACCGGAGCCAGCCGCGGCATCGGCCATGCCACCGTGATCCGTTTCTCCTCGGCCGGCTGGCGCGTCATCACCTGCTCGCGGCATCCCTTTCCGGAGGATTGCCCGTGGGACGCAGGTCCCGAAGACCACATCCAGGTCGACCTCGCCAGCCCCGCGGATACGACGCGCGCCATCTCCGACATCCGCGACCGGCTCGAAGGCGGCATGTTGCATGCGCTGGTCAACAATGCCGCGATCTCGCCGAAGGGCGCGGGCGGCTCCAGGCTCGGCTCGATCGATACCGATCTCGACACCTGGACCCATGTGTTTCACGTCAATTTCTTCGCGCCGATCATGATCGCGCGCGGGCTGATCGAGGAATTGAAGGCGGCCAAGGGCTCGGTGGTGAACGTCACCTCGATCGCGGGATCGCGCGTGCATCCCTTCGCGGGCGCCGCCTATGCGACCTCCAAAGCGGCGCTCGCATCGCTGACGCGCGAGATGGCGTCGGACTTCGGCCGCATCGGCGTGCGCGTCAACGCGATCGCACCCGGCGAGATCGATACTTCGATCCTGTCACCCGGCACCGAGAAGATCGTGGAGCAGCAGATCCCGCTGCACCGGCTCGGTACGCCCGACGAGGTCGCCAAGATCATCTACGTGCTGTGCACGGAGACGTCGTCCTACGTCAACGGCGCCGAAATCCACATCAACGGCGGCCAGCACGTGTAG
- a CDS encoding magnesium transporter CorA family protein: MFSVFVPSESSLKKAVVEDLAAVPEHAVWIDLVNPTAAEDKAVERLSGIAIPTREDMQEIEISSRLYIENSARYMTATLMCHSDTDMPRTTAVTFILGDHRLVTVRYDQPKPFALVEAKLARSCTPGITGEMVLMELLDAVIDRCADILERCGAEIDQVSHDIFEPESERHGHAKQYSQILISIGRKGDLTSKVRESLVSIGRVVAFLSAVVEGVKWSKDMREQLKTMQRDVVSLTDHASYLSSKITFVLDAMLGVVNLEQNNIIKLFSVMAVVLMPPTLIASIYGMNFKAMPELEWAHGYPFALVLMLFAAIVPYWIFKWKKWL, translated from the coding sequence ATGTTTTCGGTGTTTGTTCCCTCTGAATCCTCCCTCAAGAAGGCTGTTGTCGAAGATCTCGCGGCGGTGCCGGAGCATGCGGTGTGGATTGATCTGGTCAACCCGACCGCGGCCGAGGACAAGGCCGTGGAGCGGCTTTCGGGGATCGCAATCCCGACCCGGGAGGATATGCAGGAGATCGAGATCTCCAGCCGCCTCTATATCGAGAACAGCGCGCGCTACATGACCGCGACGCTGATGTGCCACTCCGACACCGACATGCCCCGGACCACGGCGGTCACCTTCATTCTCGGCGACCATCGCCTGGTCACGGTGCGCTACGACCAGCCCAAGCCCTTCGCGCTGGTCGAAGCCAAGCTGGCCCGTTCCTGCACGCCGGGGATCACCGGCGAGATGGTGCTGATGGAGCTGCTGGACGCGGTGATCGATCGCTGCGCCGACATTCTGGAGCGCTGCGGCGCCGAGATCGACCAGGTCTCGCATGACATTTTCGAACCCGAGAGCGAGCGCCACGGCCACGCCAAGCAATATTCGCAGATCCTGATCTCGATCGGCCGCAAGGGCGATTTGACCTCCAAGGTCCGCGAGAGCCTGGTCTCGATCGGCCGCGTCGTCGCCTTCCTTTCGGCGGTGGTGGAGGGCGTGAAATGGTCGAAGGATATGCGCGAGCAGCTCAAGACCATGCAGCGCGACGTCGTCTCACTGACCGACCACGCCTCCTACCTCTCCAGCAAGATCACCTTCGTGCTCGACGCCATGCTTGGCGTCGTCAATCTCGAGCAGAACAACATCATCAAGTTGTTTTCGGTCATGGCTGTTGTCCTGATGCCGCCGACCCTGATCGCCTCGATCTACGGCATGAATTTCAAGGCGATGCCGGAGCTCGAATGGGCGCACGGCTATCCGTTTGCGCTGGTCCTGATGCTGTTCGCCGCGATCGTCCCGTACTGGATCTTCAAGTGGAAGAAGTGGCTGTGA
- a CDS encoding helix-turn-helix domain-containing protein — translation MLNQVVDFAGEVLPGSCAVPPYSETAFLAELGERLRSSRMRCDLSRRELARRSGISERYIAQIEAGKGNVSIVLLLRLAAAIHGSQKQAA, via the coding sequence ATGCTGAATCAAGTGGTGGATTTCGCGGGCGAAGTGCTGCCGGGAAGCTGTGCCGTGCCGCCTTATTCCGAGACGGCGTTCCTGGCCGAGCTGGGCGAACGCTTGAGGTCCTCGCGCATGCGTTGCGACCTGTCACGGCGCGAGCTTGCCCGCCGGTCCGGGATTTCGGAGCGCTACATCGCCCAGATCGAGGCCGGCAAGGGCAATGTGTCGATCGTCCTGTTGCTGCGCCTGGCCGCGGCCATTCACGGCAGTCAAAAGCAGGCAGCCTGA
- a CDS encoding L,D-transpeptidase produces MSSLKVTLGILAAGFMLSGCMQATHFEATNTQNFKPKDKELLAKIRYENTPVAEPFRRAIVDYHRKESPGSIVVDSDNHYLYYVMDGGKAIRYGITVGEEAMAWSGIAKVGSMTEWPAWHPTPGEISRLGVPTYVAPGPDNPMGSRAMYLYSGGKDTLFRIHGTNQPEYIGASISSGCIRLTNEDAIDLYSRVKVGTIVVVLEPKHGDSPYNSRLALQGGGGYQTGNY; encoded by the coding sequence ATGTCGTCGCTGAAAGTTACGTTGGGAATTTTGGCTGCTGGCTTCATGCTCTCGGGTTGCATGCAGGCAACGCATTTCGAAGCGACCAACACCCAGAACTTCAAGCCGAAGGACAAGGAACTCCTTGCCAAGATCCGGTACGAGAATACGCCGGTGGCAGAGCCGTTCCGCCGCGCCATCGTCGATTATCACCGCAAGGAGTCGCCGGGCTCAATCGTGGTCGATTCCGACAATCACTACCTCTATTACGTGATGGATGGCGGCAAGGCGATCCGCTACGGCATCACCGTCGGCGAAGAGGCGATGGCCTGGTCCGGCATTGCCAAGGTCGGCAGCATGACCGAATGGCCGGCTTGGCATCCGACCCCTGGTGAAATTTCCCGCCTGGGCGTGCCGACCTATGTCGCCCCCGGTCCGGACAATCCGATGGGCTCGCGCGCGATGTATCTTTATTCGGGCGGCAAGGACACGCTGTTCCGCATTCACGGCACCAACCAGCCTGAATATATCGGCGCCTCGATCTCCTCAGGCTGCATCCGCCTCACCAACGAGGACGCGATCGACCTCTACAGCCGCGTCAAGGTCGGCACCATCGTCGTGGTGCTCGAGCCGAAGCACGGCGACTCGCCCTACAATTCGCGCCTGGCGCTCCAGGGCGGCGGCGGTTATCAGACCGGCAACTACTGA
- the hpaD gene encoding 3,4-dihydroxyphenylacetate 2,3-dioxygenase — translation MGQLVLAAKVTHVPSLMLSEQPASPLRAAREPAVNSLRELGRRAKQRGVTSFVVFDTHWLSNFGYHINANARHRGAFTSHEAPHMIQDLRYDLPGDTSLAEAIAGTAADAGLNVIAHQVASLGLEYGTIVPMHYMNPDGFAKVVSVATPLFTSFEESRIVGEATRRAIEKSGERVAILASGSLSHRLWPNKKLGPEAWTSVASEFNRQVDLRVLELWRDRRYREFLDMLPDYAAKCNGEGGMADTIMLFAALGWYAEQLCEYFPSSGSGQVNVEFHVEV, via the coding sequence ATGGGGCAGCTCGTGCTGGCGGCCAAGGTCACCCACGTTCCATCATTGATGCTGTCCGAGCAGCCGGCCAGCCCCTTGCGCGCTGCGCGCGAGCCGGCCGTCAATTCACTGCGCGAACTCGGGCGACGGGCGAAGCAGCGCGGCGTCACCAGCTTCGTGGTGTTCGACACCCATTGGTTATCCAATTTCGGCTACCACATCAATGCCAATGCACGGCATCGCGGCGCGTTCACCAGCCACGAGGCGCCGCACATGATTCAGGACCTGCGCTACGATCTGCCGGGCGACACGTCACTTGCCGAGGCGATCGCGGGCACGGCGGCCGATGCGGGTCTCAACGTGATCGCGCACCAGGTCGCAAGCCTTGGGCTCGAATACGGCACCATCGTGCCAATGCACTACATGAATCCGGACGGTTTTGCGAAGGTGGTCTCGGTCGCCACGCCGCTGTTCACGTCGTTCGAGGAAAGCCGGATCGTCGGCGAAGCGACCCGCCGGGCCATCGAAAAATCCGGCGAACGCGTGGCGATCCTCGCCAGCGGCTCGCTCTCGCACCGGCTCTGGCCCAACAAGAAGCTTGGTCCGGAGGCATGGACGTCGGTTGCGAGCGAATTCAACCGTCAGGTCGATCTGCGCGTGCTCGAGCTTTGGCGGGACCGCCGCTATCGCGAATTCCTCGATATGCTTCCGGACTATGCCGCCAAGTGCAATGGCGAAGGCGGTATGGCCGACACCATCATGCTGTTCGCTGCGCTGGGCTGGTATGCCGAGCAGCTCTGCGAATACTTTCCGTCTTCCGGGAGCGGCCAGGTCAACGTGGAATTTCACGTTGAGGTCTGA
- a CDS encoding aldo/keto reductase, with protein MNDLKTQGISVPKLGLGTFRMQGDACRAAVESALSIGYRHIDTAEMYANEEAIGAALAAAGVPRGELHVTTKVWHENLAPDAIRRAFDASLGKLRLDHVDLYLVHWPSRTANWGAVFETLIKLKEEGRTRAIGVANFTTALLKTVIEDIKAPIACNQIEYHAMLDQSKVLAYLTAKSIPLVAYCPLAQGRVASDPVLGEIGAKHNASAAQVALKWLLDQNGVAAIPKASRRESQQANLDALKITLDDADRSKIAALPKDRRCVNPGFAPAWD; from the coding sequence ATGAACGATCTGAAGACACAGGGCATCAGCGTGCCCAAGCTCGGTCTCGGCACCTTTCGCATGCAGGGCGATGCCTGCCGTGCCGCGGTCGAGAGCGCGCTGTCGATCGGCTATCGCCACATCGACACCGCCGAAATGTACGCCAACGAGGAAGCGATCGGGGCCGCGCTCGCCGCTGCTGGCGTGCCGCGCGGCGAGCTGCATGTCACGACAAAGGTCTGGCACGAGAATCTGGCGCCGGACGCGATTCGCCGCGCTTTCGATGCCAGCCTGGGCAAGCTCAGGCTCGACCACGTCGATCTCTATCTGGTGCACTGGCCGTCCAGGACGGCGAACTGGGGCGCGGTGTTCGAGACCTTGATCAAGCTGAAGGAGGAGGGGCGCACGCGGGCCATTGGCGTTGCCAATTTCACCACGGCGCTGCTCAAGACGGTGATCGAGGATATCAAGGCACCGATCGCCTGCAACCAGATCGAATATCACGCGATGCTCGATCAATCGAAGGTGCTGGCCTATCTCACGGCCAAATCGATTCCTCTGGTCGCCTATTGCCCGCTCGCGCAGGGACGCGTCGCATCCGATCCGGTGCTGGGCGAGATCGGCGCGAAGCACAACGCCAGCGCCGCGCAGGTGGCGTTGAAATGGCTGCTCGACCAGAACGGCGTCGCCGCCATCCCGAAGGCGTCACGCCGCGAAAGCCAGCAGGCCAATCTCGATGCGCTGAAGATCACGCTCGACGATGCCGATCGCAGCAAGATCGCGGCACTGCCGAAGGACAGGCGCTGCGTTAATCCTGGCTTCGCGCCAGCGTGGGATTAG
- a CDS encoding DUF3124 domain-containing protein gives MLAGLAVATLLCPLASALPALAQPKVDVEQSSADSLTAMPREELAVSGGFYVPAYSSVAMSQGKLRVDFSVTLSIHNASETQALVVKRIAYFDTTGKQVESYLKAPVALKPLATVSIFIPTDDVRGGTGANFIVDWAAASEIAEPVVEALMVGGVANAHYAFISQGRPTRTAGKK, from the coding sequence ATGCTGGCAGGCCTCGCCGTCGCAACGCTGCTATGCCCGCTCGCGTCCGCCCTGCCCGCGCTGGCGCAGCCGAAAGTCGATGTCGAGCAGAGTTCTGCCGATTCCCTCACCGCGATGCCCAGGGAGGAGCTGGCCGTCTCCGGCGGGTTCTACGTGCCGGCTTATTCCAGCGTCGCAATGAGCCAGGGCAAGCTGCGGGTCGATTTCTCGGTGACGCTGAGCATCCACAACGCCTCCGAGACCCAGGCGCTGGTGGTCAAGCGCATCGCCTATTTCGACACCACCGGCAAACAGGTCGAGAGCTATCTGAAGGCGCCGGTCGCGCTGAAACCGTTGGCCACAGTTTCGATCTTCATTCCGACCGACGACGTGCGCGGCGGGACCGGGGCCAATTTCATCGTCGACTGGGCCGCTGCCAGCGAGATCGCCGAGCCGGTGGTCGAAGCCTTGATGGTTGGCGGCGTCGCCAATGCGCACTACGCTTTCATCAGCCAGGGACGTCCGACTCGGACGGCCGGCAAGAAGTAA
- a CDS encoding RT0821/Lpp0805 family surface protein, whose protein sequence is MRPSGFVVTMILIGLGTGGCSFSRNETSAYAKADDSDFTGSIARPAKEPAPTETDLAFARNAASDVLSKGDKDASQHWENPETGARGSVTPIAQSYAAEDGRKCRDFLASYVNGATESWLQGAGCQSSRGRWEIHTLKPWRS, encoded by the coding sequence ATGCGGCCGTCCGGCTTCGTCGTCACAATGATTCTGATTGGGCTTGGCACTGGCGGCTGCAGCTTCTCGCGCAACGAGACCAGCGCATACGCCAAGGCCGACGACAGCGACTTCACCGGCTCGATCGCGCGGCCGGCGAAGGAGCCCGCACCAACCGAGACCGATCTTGCCTTCGCCCGCAACGCCGCGTCCGACGTGCTGAGCAAGGGCGACAAGGATGCGAGCCAGCACTGGGAGAATCCGGAGACGGGCGCTCGCGGCTCGGTGACGCCGATCGCGCAATCCTACGCGGCCGAGGACGGTCGCAAGTGCCGCGATTTCCTGGCGAGCTACGTCAACGGCGCTACCGAAAGCTGGCTCCAGGGCGCCGGCTGCCAAAGCAGCCGTGGCCGTTGGGAGATTCATACGTTAAAGCCATGGCGAAGTTGA
- a CDS encoding acyl-CoA dehydrogenase yields MSARPQAKDKPASASFQWDDPFLLDEQLTEDERMVRDTARAYAQDKLLPRVAKAYLEEKTDREIFNEMGELGLIGITLPEEYGCANAGYVAYGLVAREIERVDSGYRSMNSVQSSLVMYPIYAYGDENQRKKYLPKLASGEWVGCFGLTEPDAGSDPAGMKTRAEKVSDGYRLTGSKMWISNAPIADVFVVWAKSAAHDNQIRGFVLEKGMKGLSAPKIGGKLSLRASITGEVVMDGVVVPEDALLPNVSGLKGPFGCLNRARYGISWGALGAAEDCMHRARQYTLDRKQFGKPLAATQLVQKKLADMQTEIALGLQASLRVGRLMDEGKFAPEMISIVKRNNCGKALDIARVARDMHGGNGISIEYHVMRHVHNLETVNTYEGTHDVHALILGRAITGIQAFF; encoded by the coding sequence ATGAGCGCGCGCCCTCAGGCCAAGGACAAGCCGGCTTCGGCTTCTTTCCAGTGGGACGATCCGTTCCTGCTGGATGAGCAGCTCACCGAAGACGAACGCATGGTGCGCGACACCGCGCGCGCCTACGCCCAGGACAAGCTGTTGCCGCGCGTCGCCAAGGCCTATCTCGAAGAGAAGACCGACCGCGAGATCTTCAACGAGATGGGCGAGCTCGGCCTGATCGGCATCACGTTGCCGGAAGAATATGGCTGCGCCAATGCGGGCTACGTCGCCTACGGCCTGGTTGCACGCGAGATCGAGCGGGTCGATTCCGGCTACCGCTCGATGAATTCGGTGCAATCGTCGCTCGTGATGTATCCGATCTACGCCTATGGCGACGAGAACCAGCGCAAGAAGTACCTGCCGAAGCTCGCGAGCGGCGAGTGGGTCGGCTGCTTCGGCCTGACCGAGCCCGACGCCGGCTCCGATCCGGCCGGCATGAAGACCCGCGCCGAGAAGGTCTCCGACGGCTATCGCCTGACCGGCAGCAAGATGTGGATCTCGAATGCGCCGATCGCCGACGTGTTCGTGGTCTGGGCCAAGTCGGCCGCGCACGACAATCAGATCCGCGGCTTCGTGCTGGAGAAGGGCATGAAGGGCCTCTCCGCGCCGAAGATCGGCGGCAAGCTGTCGCTTCGCGCGTCGATCACCGGTGAAGTCGTGATGGACGGGGTGGTGGTGCCCGAGGACGCGCTGCTGCCCAACGTGTCCGGCCTGAAGGGCCCGTTCGGCTGCCTCAACCGCGCCCGCTATGGCATCTCCTGGGGCGCGCTTGGCGCCGCCGAGGACTGTATGCATCGCGCCCGCCAGTACACGCTCGACCGCAAGCAGTTCGGTAAGCCGCTGGCCGCGACCCAGCTCGTGCAAAAGAAGCTCGCCGACATGCAGACCGAGATCGCGCTGGGCCTGCAGGCCTCGTTGCGCGTCGGCCGCCTGATGGACGAGGGCAAGTTCGCGCCCGAGATGATCTCGATCGTCAAGCGCAACAATTGCGGCAAGGCGCTCGACATCGCCCGCGTCGCGCGCGACATGCACGGCGGCAACGGCATCTCGATCGAGTACCATGTGATGCGGCACGTCCATAACCTCGAGACCGTCAACACCTACGAGGGCACCCACGACGTCCACGCCCTGATCCTGGGCCGAGCGATTACCGGCATTCAGGCGTTCTTCTGA
- a CDS encoding MBL fold metallo-hydrolase yields the protein MPDTDDVPFNRNFPLKPGIVEQVRPGVRRVLCNNPSPFTFTGTVSYIVGEGKVALIDPGPDDAAHAAALLEAVRGETVTHILVTHTHRDHSPNTARIKQATGAPVYAEGPHRASRPRFESEKHNPESGADRDFAPDIRIAHGDVVEGNGWRLEAVATPGHTANHLAFAWPERKFNFVGDHVMGWSTSIVAPPDGSMIDYMDSLDRLAARDEDLYLSGHGPEIPDGPRFVRFLIRHRKAREASILHRLAKGETDIPTMVRAIYIGIDPRLTTAAGYSVLAHLEDLVARGVVATDGDPVIGGTYRMAS from the coding sequence ATGCCCGACACCGACGACGTCCCGTTCAACCGTAACTTTCCGCTCAAGCCCGGCATCGTAGAGCAAGTCCGCCCCGGCGTGCGGCGTGTGCTCTGTAACAATCCGAGCCCGTTCACCTTTACCGGCACGGTCAGCTACATCGTGGGCGAGGGCAAGGTCGCCCTCATTGATCCCGGCCCGGACGATGCGGCGCATGCGGCCGCTCTGCTCGAGGCCGTGCGCGGCGAGACCGTGACGCACATCCTTGTCACCCACACCCACCGTGACCATTCGCCGAACACGGCGCGGATCAAGCAGGCGACCGGTGCGCCGGTCTATGCAGAGGGTCCTCATCGCGCCTCGCGCCCGCGTTTCGAGAGCGAAAAGCACAACCCGGAATCCGGCGCCGATCGCGACTTCGCGCCCGATATCAGGATTGCCCATGGCGACGTGGTCGAGGGGAATGGCTGGCGGCTCGAGGCGGTGGCGACGCCCGGCCACACCGCCAATCACCTTGCGTTTGCCTGGCCCGAGCGGAAGTTCAACTTCGTCGGCGATCACGTGATGGGCTGGTCGACCTCGATCGTGGCGCCGCCCGACGGCTCGATGATCGACTACATGGACTCGCTCGACCGGCTCGCGGCGCGCGACGAGGATCTTTATTTGTCCGGCCACGGCCCGGAGATCCCGGACGGCCCGCGCTTCGTGCGCTTCCTGATCCGCCACCGCAAGGCGCGCGAGGCCTCGATCCTGCATCGCCTCGCCAAGGGCGAGACCGACATCCCGACCATGGTGCGCGCGATCTATATCGGCATTGATCCCAGGCTCACGACGGCTGCCGGCTACTCCGTGCTGGCGCATCTGGAAGACCTCGTCGCCCGCGGTGTGGTGGCGACGGATGGTGATCCCGTGATCGGCGGGACCTATCGGATGGCGAGCTAG
- the ribB gene encoding 3,4-dihydroxy-2-butanone-4-phosphate synthase, whose protein sequence is MPDTVQEVLQAFARGELVVVTDDEDREGEGDLIVAASFCTAEKMAFIIRHTSGIVCAPITTEDARRLRLDPMVAHNDSAHTTAFTVSIDYKPDGGTGISAEERASCCRALSNPNAGANDFARPGHIFPLIAKDGGVLLRSGHTEAAVDLCKLSGLPPVGVISELMNDDGSVMKGEQVARFAAQHKLKHVTIADMIAYRQVREKLIERVSTFVTESPIGPLQGYAYRSPFDSIAHVAFVYNGVGDGKNVLTRFHKPNIVKDIFTGHKRMAAVLEQFKKAGRGVLVYLRDGAAGVPVAPLPDETSTEADRNRQWREVGVGAQILRDLGVTSIRHLTSSVHDYKGLSGFGIEIVANEQLDT, encoded by the coding sequence ATGCCCGATACCGTTCAGGAAGTTTTGCAAGCCTTTGCCCGGGGCGAGCTCGTTGTCGTGACCGATGACGAGGACCGCGAGGGCGAGGGCGATTTGATCGTCGCCGCCTCATTCTGCACGGCGGAAAAGATGGCCTTCATCATCCGCCACACCTCCGGCATCGTCTGCGCGCCGATCACCACCGAGGACGCGCGCCGGCTGCGGCTCGATCCGATGGTCGCCCACAACGATTCCGCCCACACCACCGCATTCACGGTCTCGATCGACTACAAGCCCGACGGCGGCACCGGCATCTCCGCCGAGGAGCGCGCCTCGTGTTGCCGCGCGCTGTCCAATCCCAATGCCGGCGCCAACGATTTCGCCCGGCCCGGCCACATCTTCCCGCTGATCGCCAAGGACGGCGGCGTGCTTCTGCGCTCCGGCCATACCGAGGCCGCGGTCGATCTCTGCAAGCTCTCCGGCCTGCCTCCGGTCGGCGTCATCAGCGAGTTGATGAACGACGACGGCAGCGTGATGAAGGGCGAACAGGTCGCCCGCTTCGCGGCCCAGCACAAGCTGAAGCATGTCACGATTGCCGACATGATCGCCTATCGCCAGGTGCGCGAGAAGCTGATCGAGCGGGTCTCCACCTTCGTTACCGAAAGCCCGATCGGCCCCTTGCAGGGCTATGCCTATCGTTCGCCGTTCGATTCCATCGCCCACGTCGCCTTCGTCTATAACGGCGTCGGGGACGGCAAGAACGTGCTGACGCGATTCCATAAGCCGAACATCGTCAAGGACATCTTCACCGGCCACAAGCGCATGGCGGCCGTGCTCGAGCAGTTCAAGAAGGCCGGTCGCGGCGTGCTGGTTTACTTGCGCGATGGCGCGGCCGGTGTCCCCGTGGCGCCGCTGCCCGACGAGACCTCGACGGAAGCCGACCGCAACCGCCAGTGGCGTGAAGTCGGCGTCGGTGCGCAGATCCTGCGCGATCTCGGCGTCACCTCGATCCGCCATCTCACCTCCTCGGTGCACGACTACAAGGGATTGTCGGGCTTCGGCATCGAGATCGTCGCCAACGAACAGCTCGACACCTGA